In Helicoverpa zea isolate HzStark_Cry1AcR chromosome 3, ilHelZeax1.1, whole genome shotgun sequence, the following proteins share a genomic window:
- the LOC124645808 gene encoding uncharacterized protein LOC124645808, which yields MSIKTFEELLTQFRNSIKPDVKLIIVLRYLASGCSFAELHYMFKIGISTIAEIVREVCAAIWFCLKNICLPQPTKDMWLQIANGFSTRAHFPNCIGACDGKHIRIIAPNNSGSMCFNYKGYFSLVLLAICDSNYKFVMIDVGAYGRFGDSAIFQNSNFYKKIQENRLNIPEPAPISGNNATCFPFVFVGDEAFALSTCMMRPYPRNNLNITKRTFNYRLCVARRYIECTFGILANKWRIFHRPINVHIDLVSDIIKSACILHNFVRDRDGYSFRDSLSNPLTETITRDNVRRNNRTAFGYRESFAEYFMHEGRVEWQDNYI from the exons ATGAGCATAAAAACGTTTGAAGAATTATTGACACAATTTCGCAATAGTATTAAACCGGATGTAAAGTTAATAATAGTGCTAcg ATATTTGGCGTCAGGCTGTTCATTCGCAGAATTGCATTATATGTTTAAGATTGGAATTAGTACTATCGCCGAAATAGTTCGAGAAGTATGTGCAGCTATATGgttttgcttaaaaaatatatgcctaCCACAACCAACCAAAGATATGTGGCTTCAAATTGCAAATGGTTTCTCTACTAGAGCACATTTTCCGAACTGTATAGGTGCTTGTGACGGAAAACATATTAGAATTATAGCACCTAACAATAGTGGATCAATGTGCTTCAattataaaggatatttttctttGGTATTGCTAGCAATTTGTGACAGCAACTACAAATTTGTGATGATTGATGTTGGAGCATATGGAAGATTCGGTGACTCAGCAATATTTCAAAActcaaacttttataaaaaaattcaagaGAACCGCTTGAACATTCCTGAACCAGCACCTATTTCAGGAAACAATGCAACTTGTTTCCCCTTCGTTTTTGTAGGAGACGAGGCATTTGCTTTAAGTACGTGCATGATGCGCCCTTATccgagaaataatttaaatattacaaaaagaacATTCAATTATAGACTTTGTGTGGCTAGACGTTACATTGAATGTACTTTTGGCATACTTGCGAATAAGTGGCGCATTTTTCACAGACCAATTAATGTTCACATCGATTTAGTTAGTGATATTATTAAGTCTGCTTGCATTTTACACAACTTTGTAAGAGACAGAGACGGATATTCTTTTAGAGACTCATTAAGTAATCCACTAACTGAAACTATTACTCGAGATAACGTGCGAAGAAACAATAGAACTGCTTTCGGATATCGAGAATCATTTGCAGAATATTTTATGCATGAAGGGAGAGTAGAATGGCAggataattacatttaa